From Myxococcales bacterium, the proteins below share one genomic window:
- a CDS encoding DUF2236 domain-containing protein, giving the protein MSIPSRYVNLEAARARFGERADRLAPFLLRGDPLADAVVADALTMPRGAGFSLFTRAARDGVASIPEAPASFRAFFGETERVPAWVDPVRLERGRRLFLRYGPLAGAVLGGRSLVLGYMSPAGNKPLVLSGRLEAQAPRRLAETGRFVQAISEPRGLDVGADGYQITLKVRYMHAQVRAMIERSGTWDEASWGRPINQHDMAGTTLLFSIAVLDGLRTLGATIPRAEADDYLHLWRVIGRLMGVDEEILPTCESDAFALAELIAETQEPPDDDARALTRALLRVPLEVAASPAERRLAPLRVAFGTALTRLLLGDPLADDLGLERRAVRHVFPILRGLTRVRDTVLAHLPEARAHAEAAGARYWDKVVERSLEGSPAKFEPPSGLGRVAVHA; this is encoded by the coding sequence GTGAGCATTCCCTCTCGCTACGTGAACCTCGAGGCCGCGCGGGCGCGGTTCGGTGAACGCGCCGATCGCCTCGCGCCGTTCTTGCTCCGCGGCGATCCCCTCGCCGACGCGGTCGTCGCCGACGCGCTCACGATGCCCCGCGGGGCTGGTTTTTCCCTGTTCACGCGCGCGGCACGCGACGGCGTCGCGAGCATCCCAGAGGCGCCCGCGTCGTTCCGTGCGTTCTTCGGCGAGACCGAGCGTGTTCCCGCGTGGGTCGATCCGGTTCGGCTCGAACGAGGCCGCCGGCTCTTTTTGCGCTACGGGCCGCTCGCCGGCGCCGTGCTCGGCGGGCGCTCCCTCGTGCTCGGGTACATGTCGCCGGCCGGCAACAAACCGCTCGTCCTGTCGGGGCGGCTCGAGGCGCAGGCGCCACGTCGGCTCGCCGAGACCGGCCGGTTCGTCCAGGCGATCTCCGAGCCGCGCGGCCTCGACGTCGGCGCCGATGGGTACCAAATCACGCTCAAGGTCCGGTACATGCACGCGCAGGTGCGAGCCATGATCGAGCGCTCCGGCACGTGGGACGAGGCCTCGTGGGGGCGCCCCATCAACCAGCACGACATGGCCGGCACGACGCTGCTCTTCTCGATCGCCGTCCTCGATGGCCTGCGTACCCTCGGCGCCACGATCCCTCGCGCCGAGGCGGACGACTACCTCCACCTCTGGCGGGTCATCGGGAGGCTCATGGGCGTCGACGAGGAGATCTTGCCGACGTGCGAGTCCGACGCGTTCGCGCTCGCCGAGCTCATCGCCGAGACCCAAGAGCCCCCCGACGACGACGCGCGCGCGCTCACGAGGGCCCTGCTCCGAGTGCCCCTCGAGGTCGCCGCATCCCCCGCGGAGCGCCGCCTCGCCCCCCTCCGCGTCGCGTTCGGCACCGCGCTCACGAGGCTCCTCCTCGGAGACCCGCTCGCCGACGACCTCGGCCTCGAGCGCCGCGCCGTGCGGCACGTCTTCCCGATCCTCCGTGGCCTCACCCGCGTGCGCGACACCGTGCTCGCCCACCTCCCCGAAGCGCGTGCCCACGCCGAGGCCGCGGGCGCGCGCTACTGGGACAAGGTCGTCGAGCGGAGCCTCGAGGGAAGCCCCGCGAAATTCGAGCCCCCGAGCGGGCTCGGCCGCGTCGCCGTGCACGCCTAG
- a CDS encoding DUF1570 domain-containing protein, with protein MVPTLLLAVVALALGCSAPRDPTPKSTPPPAPLAAPKLAPSSPEPEAAVAPAEVTTKGPPPSTTPNYDLAHDLGVRDADAHTRLGKGIETATVGGVFLLVGARGFTGGAFAQSRDLVTRALAAFTNGRFAKTPREAITVYLFGDAASYGAFCKAAIHEPCISPYGFYWPSERWMVMNAGLGLGTLTHELVHPLVEADFPRAPTWLNEGIASVFEAPAFTKPGEIHGVKNWRLPRLKQALASGERPKALPHTLFGMSDETFRDDDESLHYALARYVCQWLDERGKLWDFYHAFRDERDADPSGEKAFTRVVGMTPVEADRAFLGWLSRL; from the coding sequence GTGGTGCCCACGCTCCTCTTGGCCGTCGTGGCCCTCGCCCTGGGCTGCTCGGCCCCGCGCGATCCGACCCCCAAGAGCACACCTCCGCCTGCCCCGCTCGCCGCGCCGAAGCTCGCCCCGTCGAGCCCAGAGCCCGAAGCCGCCGTCGCGCCGGCCGAGGTCACGACGAAAGGACCTCCACCCTCGACTACACCCAACTACGATCTCGCACACGACCTCGGGGTCCGCGATGCGGACGCCCACACGAGGCTCGGCAAGGGCATCGAGACGGCGACGGTGGGCGGGGTGTTCCTCCTCGTCGGGGCGAGGGGCTTCACCGGAGGGGCGTTCGCGCAGAGCCGGGACCTCGTCACGCGCGCGCTCGCCGCGTTCACGAACGGGCGGTTCGCGAAGACACCCCGCGAGGCCATCACCGTGTACCTCTTCGGGGACGCGGCCTCGTACGGCGCGTTCTGCAAAGCGGCGATCCACGAGCCGTGCATCTCGCCGTACGGTTTCTACTGGCCGAGCGAGCGGTGGATGGTGATGAACGCGGGCCTCGGCCTCGGGACGCTCACCCACGAGCTCGTGCACCCCTTGGTCGAGGCCGATTTCCCACGCGCGCCGACCTGGCTGAACGAGGGGATCGCGTCCGTCTTCGAGGCCCCCGCGTTCACGAAGCCCGGCGAGATCCACGGCGTGAAGAACTGGCGCCTCCCGAGGCTCAAACAAGCCCTCGCGTCCGGCGAGCGCCCGAAGGCCTTGCCCCACACCCTCTTCGGCATGAGCGACGAGACCTTCCGCGACGACGACGAGTCCCTCCACTACGCGCTCGCGCGGTACGTGTGCCAGTGGCTCGACGAGCGCGGCAAGCTCTGGGACTTTTACCACGCCTTCCGAGACGAACGCGACGCCGACCCGTCCGGCGAGAAGGCGTTCACGCGTGTCGTCGGCATGACCCCCGTCGAGGCCGACCGTGCGTTCCTCGGCTGGCTCTCGCGCCTGTGA
- a CDS encoding methyltransferase, with protein sequence MPPEDEPLERRARTHAERLAFVREHTASRPVPLVPEISVRVASEVTPLWHATEAWLASRGIDPPFWAFPWAGGQVLARYLLDTPAEVRDLRVLDFASGSGLVAIAAARAGAREVVAVDIDPLAIAATELNAEASGVSVEARAEDVTGHGLADRFDVVLAGDVFYDAAAAARFLPWFRELAASGVRVLVGDPGRTYVPTRGVSCLFRADVPVPLGLESRETLASRVLSVEPMGDVRPTS encoded by the coding sequence ATGCCCCCCGAAGACGAGCCGCTCGAGCGGCGCGCCCGCACCCACGCCGAGCGCCTCGCGTTCGTGCGCGAGCACACGGCGTCGAGGCCGGTGCCCCTCGTCCCCGAGATCTCGGTGCGCGTGGCGAGCGAGGTGACGCCGCTCTGGCACGCGACCGAGGCGTGGCTCGCGTCGCGAGGGATCGATCCGCCGTTCTGGGCGTTCCCGTGGGCGGGCGGTCAGGTGCTCGCGAGGTACCTGCTCGACACGCCCGCCGAGGTGCGAGATCTCCGCGTGCTCGACTTCGCGTCGGGCTCGGGGCTCGTGGCGATCGCCGCGGCGAGGGCCGGCGCACGAGAGGTGGTCGCGGTCGACATCGATCCCTTGGCGATCGCCGCGACGGAGCTCAACGCGGAGGCTTCGGGGGTGAGCGTCGAGGCGCGCGCAGAGGACGTCACCGGCCACGGGCTCGCCGATCGGTTCGACGTCGTGCTCGCCGGCGACGTGTTCTACGACGCGGCCGCGGCTGCCCGTTTTTTGCCATGGTTCCGGGAGCTTGCGGCCTCCGGGGTGCGGGTGCTCGTGGGGGACCCGGGGCGCACCTACGTGCCGACGCGAGGGGTCTCGTGCCTCTTCCGCGCCGACGTGCCGGTGCCGCTCGGGCTCGAGAGCCGCGAGACGCTCGCGTCGCGTGTGCTGTCGGTCGAGCCTATGGGGGACGTTCGACCTACTTCTTGA
- a CDS encoding protein kinase gives MTQGIEGRLLGGAYRVGRLLGRGAMGAVYEATHERLGRPVAIKLLLRQGAALSPDDVRRFEREARAAAALGHPNIVQVTDFQWLSGEPPMLVMERLPGESLGQKLGREGAIPVELGCLLMTQVLDALATAHRAGIVHRDVKPDNVCLVPMGPGLFLAKVVDFGVAKLTGEAPITVRGTMVGTPAYMAPEQALAGTIDGRTDVYAAGATLYHVLSGRLPIDENAPFEQALEQIVRVPPPPLTSVVRGIDPRLSAIVERAMAKDPSHRFQTADALREALLVFVQKAPSSAALLPMSHLAQSVTPGTPALGPSPSPFGPTVAAAPPTHPSPPALPPFGPPHAAASVGPVYGAPTTSPAPAYGPPPTAAPPYGPPPTAQAPAQGQTGFPAAQTPHAPARSSVGLVVLGLGLGLLAVAGIGVGVGYAVWHGEEPPPTAATNPNKDAGLATSASSTEPDDEPALVASASGSAKAPAAPSSKRKDAGALDASVSPTPSSSPSSPASFDASVPTSPRVTRVMTRSGADMTPYGMAGGEALAAFDAAVPSFRACAPLACLRIDKVVRDEPWLSLDARYEVTTSGSLRHVGFSPGLPLGPSCPAYEACIAARTSSLKMPKPSKNGVFSVGLMVVERPVK, from the coding sequence GTGACCCAGGGCATCGAAGGCAGGCTCCTCGGCGGCGCGTACCGCGTCGGGCGATTGCTCGGCCGCGGGGCGATGGGCGCCGTCTACGAGGCCACCCACGAGCGCCTCGGGCGGCCCGTCGCCATCAAGCTCCTCTTGCGGCAGGGCGCGGCCCTCTCCCCGGACGACGTGCGGCGCTTCGAACGGGAGGCCCGCGCGGCCGCCGCTCTCGGTCACCCCAACATCGTACAAGTCACGGATTTCCAATGGCTTTCTGGCGAGCCACCGATGCTCGTCATGGAGCGGCTGCCGGGCGAGTCCCTCGGGCAGAAGCTCGGGCGCGAGGGCGCGATCCCGGTCGAGCTCGGGTGCCTCCTCATGACCCAGGTGCTCGACGCGCTCGCCACGGCCCACCGCGCGGGCATCGTCCACCGCGACGTGAAGCCCGACAACGTGTGCCTCGTGCCGATGGGGCCGGGGCTCTTCCTCGCCAAGGTGGTCGACTTCGGGGTCGCGAAGCTCACGGGAGAGGCGCCGATCACCGTGCGCGGCACCATGGTCGGCACGCCGGCATACATGGCGCCCGAGCAGGCCCTCGCGGGCACGATCGACGGCCGCACCGACGTGTACGCCGCCGGGGCCACGCTCTACCACGTGCTCTCCGGCAGGCTCCCCATCGACGAGAACGCCCCGTTCGAACAGGCCCTCGAGCAGATCGTCCGCGTGCCGCCGCCGCCGCTGACGAGCGTCGTGAGAGGCATCGATCCGCGCCTCTCTGCGATCGTCGAGCGCGCGATGGCCAAGGATCCCTCGCACAGGTTCCAAACCGCCGACGCCCTCCGCGAGGCGCTCTTGGTCTTCGTGCAGAAGGCCCCGTCGTCCGCGGCGCTCCTGCCGATGTCGCACCTCGCGCAGTCGGTCACACCAGGCACGCCGGCCCTCGGGCCGAGCCCCTCGCCGTTCGGCCCCACCGTCGCGGCCGCGCCGCCCACCCACCCGTCGCCCCCCGCGCTCCCTCCGTTCGGGCCACCTCACGCGGCCGCGAGCGTGGGGCCTGTCTACGGCGCACCGACCACGTCTCCGGCGCCGGCCTACGGCCCTCCGCCCACGGCCGCGCCGCCCTACGGACCACCCCCTACGGCCCAGGCTCCCGCTCAAGGGCAGACCGGTTTTCCCGCGGCCCAAACGCCGCACGCGCCGGCGCGGAGCTCGGTCGGGCTCGTCGTCCTGGGCCTGGGCCTCGGACTGCTCGCCGTCGCGGGGATCGGCGTAGGGGTCGGCTACGCGGTGTGGCACGGCGAGGAGCCGCCGCCCACGGCCGCCACAAATCCAAACAAAGACGCGGGGTTGGCAACGTCCGCCTCGAGCACGGAGCCCGACGACGAGCCCGCTCTCGTGGCGAGCGCGTCCGGCAGCGCCAAGGCCCCTGCGGCGCCGTCGAGCAAGCGCAAAGACGCGGGAGCCCTCGACGCGAGCGTGTCTCCGACGCCATCCTCCTCGCCGTCCTCACCCGCTTCCTTCGACGCGAGCGTACCGACGTCACCCCGCGTAACACGCGTGATGACCCGTTCGGGTGCCGACATGACCCCGTACGGCATGGCCGGAGGTGAGGCGCTCGCGGCGTTCGACGCGGCCGTCCCGTCGTTCCGCGCATGCGCCCCGCTCGCGTGCCTGCGCATCGACAAGGTCGTGCGCGACGAGCCCTGGCTCTCGCTCGACGCGCGCTACGAGGTCACGACCTCCGGATCGCTCCGCCACGTGGGCTTCTCTCCGGGGCTCCCACTCGGACCGAGCTGCCCCGCCTACGAGGCCTGCATCGCGGCGCGCACCTCGTCCCTGAAGATGCCGAAGCCCTCGAAGAACGGCGTCTTTTCGGTGGGGCTCATGGTCGTCGAGCGCCCCGTGAAGTAG
- a CDS encoding L,D-transpeptidase, with translation METKIFEKPSTASTKVGYLRMGAIVPRVGDPTANGECPAPGGWVKVEPKGFVCVGKSATLDLEAPLVRAASVRPDVSKPLPYAYGFVRAVAPQYLRIPTKDMQLKSEMSLKEHLATWEKKGDKMNAVVLGANDVEAFGYKPQKLSTEMSAGELFGGKSDADPPPFWLDGTKRLIPNVSGFTVPDGAIFANRVIRHSGLAFVGYFKTDKEHLNRPFAVTVDLRLIPTTKVKPDTASRFHGVELEKWGFPMAFLKHDEGNKKARTPVKLTGQLRGKDEWQERELEGGTWMKSKDLHVARAPGELPPVAAKGEKWIDVSIENQVLVLWEGKKPVYATLVSTGQDGAGDPKTTKSTIQGTFRIKNKHVTATMDSNGKPEGAPASGPPKDKDGKQLRRGSGTFELRDVPWVQYFEGAYALHTAYWHDVFGTPRSHGCVNIAPVDARRIFMWTDPQVPEGWHGVISADNKGTTVNVRY, from the coding sequence ATGGAGACCAAGATCTTCGAGAAGCCGAGCACCGCCTCGACGAAGGTCGGCTACCTGCGCATGGGAGCCATCGTACCGCGCGTCGGAGATCCGACGGCCAACGGCGAGTGCCCCGCGCCCGGTGGGTGGGTGAAGGTCGAGCCCAAGGGATTCGTGTGCGTGGGCAAATCGGCCACGCTGGACCTCGAGGCCCCGCTCGTGCGCGCCGCGAGCGTGCGCCCCGACGTGTCGAAGCCCCTCCCCTACGCGTACGGCTTCGTGCGCGCCGTCGCGCCCCAGTACCTTCGGATCCCCACGAAGGACATGCAGCTCAAGAGCGAGATGAGCCTCAAAGAGCACCTCGCCACGTGGGAAAAGAAGGGCGACAAGATGAACGCCGTGGTGCTCGGCGCGAACGACGTCGAGGCCTTCGGGTACAAGCCCCAGAAGCTCTCCACCGAGATGAGCGCCGGCGAGCTGTTCGGCGGAAAGTCCGACGCCGACCCGCCCCCCTTCTGGCTCGACGGCACGAAGCGCCTCATCCCGAACGTCTCCGGCTTCACCGTCCCCGACGGCGCCATCTTCGCGAACCGCGTGATCCGCCACTCGGGCCTCGCCTTCGTCGGCTATTTCAAGACCGACAAGGAGCACCTGAACCGCCCGTTCGCGGTCACGGTCGACCTCCGCCTCATCCCGACGACCAAGGTCAAACCCGACACGGCCTCGCGCTTCCACGGCGTCGAGCTCGAGAAGTGGGGCTTCCCCATGGCCTTCCTCAAACACGACGAAGGCAACAAAAAGGCCCGCACCCCAGTCAAGCTCACCGGCCAGCTCCGGGGCAAAGACGAGTGGCAAGAGCGCGAGCTCGAGGGCGGAACCTGGATGAAATCCAAGGACTTGCACGTGGCGCGTGCGCCCGGCGAGCTGCCCCCCGTCGCCGCCAAAGGCGAGAAGTGGATCGACGTCTCGATCGAGAACCAGGTCCTCGTGCTGTGGGAGGGCAAAAAGCCCGTGTACGCCACGCTCGTCTCGACCGGACAAGACGGCGCCGGCGATCCGAAGACCACGAAGAGCACGATTCAGGGCACGTTCCGCATCAAGAACAAACACGTCACGGCGACGATGGACTCGAACGGCAAGCCCGAGGGCGCCCCGGCGAGCGGCCCGCCCAAGGACAAGGACGGCAAGCAGCTCCGCCGCGGCTCGGGCACGTTCGAGCTCCGCGACGTGCCGTGGGTCCAGTACTTCGAGGGCGCCTACGCGCTCCACACGGCCTACTGGCACGACGTGTTCGGCACGCCGCGCAGCCACGGGTGCGTGAACATCGCGCCGGTCGACGCGCGCCGCATCTTCATGTGGACCGACCCCCAGGTGCCCGAGGGCTGGCACGGCGTGATCTCGGCCGACAACAAAGGCACGACCGTCAACGTGCGCTACTGA